In one window of Leifsonia sp. NPDC080035 DNA:
- a CDS encoding alpha-amylase family glycosyl hydrolase, whose translation MAGENAAPVATVPAPADDAQWWRSAVIYQIYPRSFADGNGDGVGDLAGVRQHLGYLRDLGVDAIWFTPWYASPLADGGYDVADYREINPAFGRLAEAEALIREALALGIRTIIDVVPNHVSDQHPWFQAALAAGPGAPERDRFWFRPGRGPAGDEMPTGWPSNFSGDTWTRTTNPDGTPGEWYLHLFSPQQPDLNWDHPDVRAEHEDILRFWLDRGVAGVRIDSAALLVKDPALPEVPVAPGPGEHPNQDRDELHDIYRSWRRLADSYPGTRVLVGEIWLPDIDRFAKYLRPDELHTAFNFDFLARPWDADELRASIDQTLAAHAPVGAPSTWVLSNHDVTRPVTRYGREDSSFAFAKKRRGTPTDLALGTRRARAAALLTVALPGSLYLYQGDELGLPEVEDLPADRIEDPMHFRSGGVDPGRDGCRVPLPWRGLSSPFGFSPAGASAEPWLPQPASWAALTVQAQQSDPSSMLWLYKQALRLRRAEPGLGDGPLTWREAPAGVLVFDRGERFVNVTNLSDAPVALPEHTAILLSSSPLVDGMLPTDSTAWLRTQH comes from the coding sequence CTGGCCGGCGAGAACGCCGCGCCCGTAGCGACCGTGCCCGCACCGGCCGACGACGCCCAGTGGTGGCGCAGCGCGGTCATCTACCAGATCTACCCGCGCAGCTTCGCGGACGGCAACGGCGACGGAGTGGGCGACCTCGCCGGTGTCCGCCAGCACCTCGGCTACCTGCGCGACCTCGGGGTCGACGCGATCTGGTTCACGCCCTGGTACGCATCGCCGCTCGCCGACGGCGGCTACGACGTGGCCGACTACCGCGAGATCAACCCGGCGTTCGGCAGGCTCGCCGAGGCCGAGGCGCTCATCCGGGAGGCGCTCGCGCTCGGCATCCGCACGATTATCGACGTCGTGCCGAACCACGTCTCGGACCAGCACCCGTGGTTCCAGGCGGCGCTGGCCGCCGGTCCCGGCGCACCGGAGCGCGACCGGTTCTGGTTCCGTCCCGGACGCGGGCCGGCGGGCGACGAGATGCCGACCGGCTGGCCATCCAACTTCTCGGGCGACACCTGGACCAGGACCACGAACCCGGACGGGACGCCGGGGGAGTGGTATCTGCACCTGTTCAGCCCGCAGCAGCCCGACCTGAACTGGGACCACCCGGACGTGCGGGCGGAGCACGAGGACATCCTCCGGTTCTGGCTCGACCGCGGCGTCGCGGGCGTCCGCATCGACTCGGCCGCGCTGCTGGTCAAGGACCCGGCGCTGCCGGAGGTGCCGGTTGCTCCCGGCCCCGGCGAGCATCCCAACCAGGACAGGGACGAGCTGCACGACATCTACCGGTCCTGGCGCCGGCTCGCCGACTCCTACCCAGGCACCCGGGTGCTGGTCGGGGAGATCTGGCTGCCGGACATCGACCGGTTCGCGAAGTACCTGCGCCCGGACGAGCTGCACACGGCGTTCAATTTCGACTTCCTGGCCCGGCCGTGGGATGCGGACGAGCTGCGCGCCTCCATCGACCAGACTCTCGCCGCGCACGCGCCGGTCGGGGCCCCGAGCACCTGGGTGCTGTCCAACCACGACGTGACGCGCCCGGTGACCAGGTACGGACGCGAGGACAGCTCGTTCGCCTTCGCGAAGAAGCGACGCGGCACACCGACCGACCTGGCCCTCGGCACCCGCCGGGCCAGGGCGGCGGCTCTGCTGACCGTGGCGCTGCCCGGTTCGCTCTACCTCTACCAGGGAGACGAGCTCGGTCTGCCCGAGGTCGAGGACCTGCCCGCCGACCGCATCGAGGACCCCATGCACTTCCGCTCCGGCGGCGTCGACCCCGGGAGGGACGGCTGCCGGGTCCCGCTGCCGTGGCGGGGGCTCTCGTCCCCGTTCGGGTTCAGCCCCGCCGGCGCGTCGGCCGAACCGTGGCTCCCGCAGCCCGCCTCGTGGGCGGCGCTGACCGTCCAGGCGCAGCAGAGCGATCCGTCGTCGATGCTCTGGCTCTACAAGCAGGCGCTGCGCCTCCGGCGAGCGGAGCCCGGCCTCGGCGACGGCCCGCTGACCTGGCGGGAGGCGCCGGCGGGCGTGCTCGTCTTCGACCGCGGCGAGCGCTTCGTGAACGTCACCAACCTGTCGGACGCCCCGGTCGCGCTGCCGGAGCACACCGCGATTCTGCTCAGCAGCAGTCCCCTCGTCGACGGGATGCTGCCCACCGACTCCACGGCGTGGCTCAGAACACAGCACTAG
- a CDS encoding UbiA family prenyltransferase, protein MANKPVSLLLASHPGPTLVVTVVAAGLGVGLGYPPARLALLAFAILLGQLSIGWSNDWLDAARDRSVNRADKPAARGDIPVTVVRASAFVALAAAVLVTAPLGWAALAAHALAIAGGWAYNLGLKRTAVSFVPFAVSFGILPAIATLGQAEPAWPAPWVLSAGALLGVAAHITNVLPDLADDARTGIRGMPHRLGARSSGILAFCCLAVATGLVALGPGFPVRPLLVAGLVIGLAAAIAGIALVLRRSPTRLLMQLIMTCAIVDVAMLALAGQSITV, encoded by the coding sequence ATGGCGAACAAGCCCGTCTCCCTGCTGCTCGCCAGTCACCCGGGCCCCACGCTCGTCGTCACGGTCGTCGCCGCCGGCCTCGGCGTCGGCCTCGGCTACCCTCCGGCGCGCCTCGCGCTCCTGGCGTTCGCGATCCTGCTCGGCCAGCTCTCCATCGGCTGGTCGAACGACTGGCTGGATGCAGCGCGCGACCGCTCGGTCAACCGAGCCGACAAGCCCGCCGCCCGCGGAGACATCCCGGTGACCGTGGTGCGCGCGTCCGCGTTCGTCGCGCTCGCCGCGGCCGTGCTCGTGACCGCACCGCTCGGCTGGGCCGCTCTGGCCGCGCACGCCCTCGCGATCGCGGGCGGCTGGGCCTACAACCTCGGGCTGAAGCGCACGGCGGTCTCGTTCGTCCCCTTCGCGGTCAGCTTCGGCATCCTGCCGGCGATCGCGACGCTCGGCCAGGCCGAGCCGGCCTGGCCTGCCCCGTGGGTGCTCTCCGCGGGCGCACTGCTCGGGGTCGCCGCGCACATCACCAACGTGCTGCCCGACCTGGCCGACGACGCCCGCACCGGCATCCGTGGGATGCCGCACCGGCTCGGTGCACGCAGCAGCGGCATTCTCGCCTTCTGCTGCCTCGCGGTGGCGACCGGACTGGTGGCCCTCGGCCCCGGATTCCCCGTGCGGCCGCTCCTGGTCGCCGGCCTCGTCATCGGGCTCGCCGCCGCGATCGCAGGGATCGCCCTGGTGCTGCGGCGCAGCCCCACCCGGCTGCTCATGCAGCTGATCATGACCTGCGCGATCGTCGACGTCGCGATGCTGGCGCTGGCCGGTCAGTCCATCACAGTCTGA
- a CDS encoding LacI family DNA-binding transcriptional regulator, which produces MSKRLAEVARKVGVSEATVSRVLNDKPGVSDATRQAVLTALDVLGYERPSKLRGERARLVGLVLPELQNPIFPAFAEIIGGALAQNGYTPVLCMQTAGGISEADYVELLLQQQVSGVVFVGGAYAQQDASHEHYARLADLHLPTVLVNAPVDALHFATVSCDDSVATAQALTHLRSLGHERIGMLLGPRDHVPSQRKLAAARRILAGWGGELDESLVVNSLYSLEAGQAAATRLLAAGVTAIVCASDPMALGAIRAVRRAGLSVPGDVSIVGYDDSALMNCTEPPLTTIRQPIEPMGRTVIELLLRQISSDSAIRDELFFEPELVVRGSTGPARVPAA; this is translated from the coding sequence ATGTCGAAACGTCTCGCGGAGGTCGCGCGCAAGGTCGGGGTCAGCGAGGCGACGGTGAGCCGCGTGCTGAACGACAAGCCGGGGGTCTCGGACGCGACGAGGCAGGCGGTGCTGACCGCGCTGGATGTGCTCGGCTACGAGCGGCCGAGCAAGTTGCGCGGAGAGCGCGCTCGCCTGGTCGGGCTCGTCCTTCCCGAGCTGCAGAACCCGATCTTCCCGGCGTTCGCCGAGATCATCGGCGGCGCGCTCGCGCAGAACGGCTACACGCCCGTGCTGTGCATGCAGACGGCGGGTGGCATCTCCGAGGCCGACTACGTCGAGCTCCTCCTGCAGCAGCAGGTCTCCGGGGTCGTCTTCGTCGGGGGCGCGTACGCACAGCAGGACGCGTCGCACGAGCACTATGCCCGGCTGGCCGACCTGCACCTGCCGACGGTGCTGGTGAACGCGCCCGTTGACGCGCTGCACTTCGCCACGGTCTCCTGCGACGACTCGGTCGCCACGGCCCAGGCGCTCACCCACCTGCGCTCGCTCGGGCACGAGCGGATCGGGATGCTGCTCGGGCCGCGCGACCACGTGCCCTCGCAGCGGAAGCTCGCCGCGGCTCGGCGCATCCTGGCAGGCTGGGGCGGGGAGCTGGACGAGAGCCTCGTGGTGAACTCGCTCTACTCGCTCGAGGCCGGGCAGGCCGCGGCGACGCGGCTGCTCGCGGCGGGGGTGACGGCGATCGTGTGCGCCAGCGACCCGATGGCGCTCGGCGCGATACGGGCCGTCCGCCGTGCCGGCCTTTCGGTGCCGGGCGATGTCTCGATCGTCGGCTACGACGACTCCGCGCTGATGAACTGCACGGAGCCGCCGCTGACGACCATCCGGCAGCCGATCGAGCCGATGGGCCGCACGGTGATCGAGCTGCTGCTGCGGCAGATCTCGAGCGACTCAGCAATCAGGGACGAGCTCTTCTTCGAGCCGGAACTCGTGGTGCGCGGCTCGACGGGACCGGCGAGAGTCCCGGCCGCGTAG